The following coding sequences are from one Seonamhaeicola sp. ML3 window:
- a CDS encoding L-threonylcarbamoyladenylate synthase: protein MAEFIRIYEENPNPKEINRIVSILKKGGLIIYPTDTVYGLGCDITNLKALERVAKIKGIKLEKSNFSFVCHDLSNLSDYVKQIDNSIFKILKRALPGPYTFVLPGSRSLPNPFKKKKTVGIRVPDNNIALEIVKQLGNPIISTSIYDEDEVIEYTTDPELILEKWDNLVDAVIDGGYGSNEPSTVIDLSGDKPEILREGKGSLEIF, encoded by the coding sequence ATGGCTGAGTTTATAAGAATTTATGAGGAGAATCCTAACCCAAAAGAAATTAACAGAATAGTTTCTATTCTTAAAAAAGGCGGGTTAATTATTTATCCTACAGATACCGTTTATGGTTTAGGTTGTGATATTACAAACTTAAAAGCACTAGAGCGTGTGGCTAAGATAAAGGGTATAAAGCTCGAAAAATCTAACTTTTCTTTTGTTTGCCATGATTTAAGTAATCTGAGCGATTATGTTAAGCAAATCGATAATTCTATTTTTAAAATTTTAAAACGTGCCTTGCCAGGGCCCTATACATTTGTGCTTCCGGGATCGAGGTCTTTACCTAACCCATTCAAAAAGAAAAAAACTGTAGGTATTCGTGTGCCAGATAATAATATTGCATTAGAGATTGTTAAACAACTTGGAAACCCTATAATTTCCACCTCTATTTACGATGAAGATGAAGTGATAGAATACACCACAGATCCAGAGTTGATTCTTGAAAAATGGGATAATTTAGTTGATGCTGTTATCGATGGCGGTTATGGCAGTAATGAACCATCTACCGTAATAGACCTTTCTGGAGATAAACCTGAGATTTTAAGAGAAGGCAAAGGAAGTCTTGAGATATTTTAA
- a CDS encoding glycosyltransferase family 2 protein: MRVAVVILNWNGKALLEEFLPTVTQYSTEAEIYVADNASNDDSVSFVKSYFPEVKIIENKKNRGYAKGYNEALKHINTDIFCLLNSDVQVTKNWLAPVLELLKTYSNTAIIQPKILDYNRKQYFEYAGAAGGFIDKYGYPYCRGRIFDTIEEDHGQFNDTTEIFWASGACLFIRKKVFEELNGFDESFFAHMEEIDLCWRAKNKGYSIKYTGKSEVYHLGGATLKKANPKKTYLNFRNSLFTLCKNADGIVFGRVLVRLILDGIAGIKFLLELKPKHTLVILKAHFSFYKNLNKILLKRQSEKRSVKYYQRTSIVFDYFVNKKRYYDSL, from the coding sequence ATGAGAGTAGCTGTTGTTATATTAAATTGGAACGGTAAAGCGTTGTTAGAAGAATTTTTGCCAACGGTTACACAATACTCTACTGAAGCTGAAATCTATGTAGCAGATAATGCCTCCAATGATGACTCTGTCAGCTTTGTGAAATCCTATTTTCCTGAGGTAAAAATTATCGAAAACAAAAAAAACAGAGGCTATGCCAAAGGTTATAACGAGGCCCTTAAACATATTAACACAGATATCTTTTGTCTCTTAAACAGCGATGTACAAGTTACCAAAAATTGGTTAGCTCCAGTTTTAGAGTTGCTAAAGACTTATAGCAACACAGCAATAATACAACCAAAAATCCTAGACTATAATCGGAAGCAATATTTTGAATATGCTGGAGCAGCTGGTGGTTTTATTGATAAATATGGCTACCCATATTGTCGCGGCAGAATTTTTGATACCATTGAAGAGGATCACGGGCAATTTAATGATACCACCGAAATATTTTGGGCCTCTGGTGCTTGCTTATTTATAAGGAAAAAGGTTTTTGAGGAACTTAATGGGTTCGATGAATCATTCTTTGCCCATATGGAAGAAATCGATTTATGTTGGAGGGCAAAAAACAAAGGTTACAGCATAAAATATACCGGTAAATCTGAAGTTTATCACCTTGGAGGCGCTACCCTGAAAAAAGCAAATCCCAAAAAGACTTATTTGAATTTCAGAAATAGTTTATTTACACTTTGCAAAAATGCAGATGGCATAGTATTTGGTAGAGTTTTGGTCAGGTTAATTTTAGATGGTATAGCAGGAATAAAGTTTCTTTTGGAATTAAAACCAAAACATACTTTAGTCATCTTAAAAGCACATTTTAGTTTCTATAAAAATTTAAATAAAATATTGCTTAAAAGACAATCTGAAAAAAGAAGCGTAAAATATTATCAAAGAACATCTATAGTGTTTGATTATTTCGTAAATAAGAAGCGCTATTATGATAGTTTATAA
- the holA gene encoding DNA polymerase III subunit delta: MDEVKLLVTDIKNKNLKPIYFLMGEEPYYIDKISDYIEDNILSEEERGFNQMVLYGRDVSVEDIVGNAKRFPMMAEHQVIIVKEAQDLSRTIEKLVSYAENPQPTTVLVVNYKYKKIDKRKALYKTLKKTGVVYESKKLYENQVADWIRRVLSPKGYSISPKAAQMLVEFLGTDLSKINNELEKLQIILPQGTQISPEHIEENIGISKDFNNFELRKAIGERNSLKAYRIANYFADNPKDNPMVVTVSLLFNFFSQLLHFHGLNDKSPRNVASALKVNPYFVNEYITAAKNYPMRKVSAVVASLRSFDVKSKGVGANAVSHGDLLKELLAVILN; encoded by the coding sequence ATGGATGAAGTTAAACTACTAGTAACCGATATTAAGAACAAAAACCTCAAGCCCATTTATTTTTTAATGGGGGAAGAGCCCTATTACATAGATAAAATATCTGATTATATTGAGGATAATATACTATCTGAAGAAGAGCGCGGATTTAACCAAATGGTACTTTATGGCAGAGATGTATCGGTTGAAGATATTGTTGGAAATGCAAAACGCTTTCCAATGATGGCCGAACATCAGGTCATTATAGTAAAAGAAGCCCAAGATTTATCACGTACCATTGAAAAGTTAGTTTCATATGCCGAAAATCCGCAACCGACAACGGTTTTAGTGGTAAATTATAAATACAAAAAAATTGACAAGCGTAAAGCCCTTTATAAAACGTTAAAGAAAACTGGCGTTGTTTATGAGAGCAAAAAGCTTTACGAAAATCAGGTAGCAGATTGGATCAGGCGTGTATTATCTCCCAAAGGTTACTCCATTTCTCCAAAAGCAGCACAAATGTTGGTAGAGTTTTTAGGTACGGATTTAAGTAAAATTAATAATGAATTAGAAAAACTTCAAATCATTCTTCCTCAGGGCACTCAAATTTCACCAGAGCATATTGAAGAAAATATAGGGATAAGCAAGGATTTCAATAATTTCGAATTACGTAAAGCAATTGGGGAACGCAACAGTTTAAAAGCATATAGAATTGCTAATTATTTTGCTGATAACCCAAAGGATAATCCTATGGTCGTTACGGTTTCTTTATTATTCAATTTTTTTTCACAGTTACTCCATTTTCATGGCTTAAACGATAAGTCTCCAAGAAATGTGGCTTCTGCTCTAAAAGTAAACCCATATTTTGTTAATGAATATATAACAGCAGCAAAGAATTACCCAATGCGAAAAGTAAGTGCCGTGGTTGCATCGTTACGGTCTTTCGATGTGAAAAGCAAAGGGGTGGGAGCCAATGCTGTTTCTCATGGTGATTTATTAAAGGAACTTTTAGCAGTTATTTTAAATTAA
- a CDS encoding alpha/beta hydrolase, with protein sequence MKLPRFIFLNLFITFLFIGCSTESVGTGEETIEILDPTRNYEELNISYGNDAKQNFDLYLPANRNSNTKTMILVHGGGWTSGDKSSMDYLVDLLQVEIPNLAIVNINYRLADSSNPPYPMQIEDITSIIDFIKDNRAKYSISDKMGFIGTSAGGHLALLWSYAFDTSSNINMVCSIVGPTNFTDPAYLNNTDSNLQELINIYGENPTVSFLEEVSPFHQVTANAPSTILFYGGQDPLVPSSQGIALRDKLVDLNVNHEFTLYPNEGHGWTGLNLLDTWTKLKVFIINNL encoded by the coding sequence ATGAAACTACCCAGATTTATTTTTTTAAACCTATTTATAACATTTCTTTTTATTGGTTGCTCTACAGAGTCTGTTGGTACTGGAGAAGAAACTATAGAAATTCTAGATCCTACTAGAAACTACGAAGAACTTAATATTAGTTATGGCAACGACGCCAAACAAAACTTTGATTTATATCTGCCGGCAAACAGAAATTCTAATACCAAGACCATGATTTTAGTGCATGGTGGAGGTTGGACCTCTGGTGATAAAAGCTCAATGGATTATTTAGTTGATTTGCTACAGGTTGAAATTCCTAATTTGGCTATCGTAAACATTAACTATAGGTTGGCAGACAGTTCAAACCCACCATACCCCATGCAAATAGAAGACATCACTTCTATTATCGACTTTATTAAAGACAACAGAGCAAAATATTCTATTTCAGATAAAATGGGTTTTATAGGCACCAGTGCAGGTGGACATTTGGCACTGCTTTGGAGTTATGCCTTCGATACTTCTTCAAACATAAATATGGTGTGCAGCATCGTAGGACCAACAAATTTTACAGATCCCGCATACTTGAACAATACAGATTCCAATCTTCAAGAATTAATAAATATCTATGGTGAAAACCCTACTGTATCTTTTTTAGAGGAGGTTAGCCCTTTTCACCAAGTAACCGCAAATGCACCATCAACAATTCTGTTTTACGGCGGTCAAGACCCACTCGTTCCTTCAAGCCAAGGTATAGCCTTAAGAGATAAACTAGTTGATTTAAATGTAAACCATGAGTTTACACTTTACCCGAATGAAGGACACGGATGGACCGGATTAAACCTTTTGGACACTTGGACAAAACTTAAAGTTTTTATAATTAACAATTTATAG
- a CDS encoding retropepsin-like aspartic protease codes for MLRSIIILFLALSTYPTLAFNEVSNSILFPEAENINKHTTRIPFKLVDHLIVVEAELLNQKGNFIIDTGAESMILNKVHFPNLYAHQKKTRNASGILHSVEDSYEKNIKKFILKNFTLENKSSDVINLSHIEKSKKVKILGIIGYEILKDYEVFIDMHLNQITLTKVDAFGNKLNNRVYIEKIVDSLDFNLKNHTIVVNGTINDQNIKFGIDTAAEFNQINKSINKKALKYFIPKKRLSLTGASNKRIEVLAGKLHRVKLSNSIYFGPMYTVLTNLNKMNEAFGTSLDGVLGYEFFAQKRTIINYKKEKLYFVNYPINLK; via the coding sequence ATGCTAAGATCTATTATTATACTTTTTCTTGCACTAAGCACCTATCCAACTCTTGCTTTCAATGAGGTTTCAAACTCTATACTTTTTCCCGAAGCTGAAAACATAAATAAACACACTACCAGAATACCCTTTAAACTTGTTGATCATTTAATCGTTGTAGAAGCCGAGCTATTAAATCAAAAGGGGAATTTTATTATTGATACTGGTGCTGAAAGTATGATACTGAATAAAGTTCACTTTCCTAATTTATATGCACATCAGAAGAAAACCAGAAACGCATCGGGTATATTACATTCGGTTGAGGATTCCTATGAAAAGAATATAAAGAAGTTCATACTTAAAAATTTTACATTAGAAAACAAATCCTCTGATGTCATCAACCTTTCTCATATAGAAAAATCGAAAAAAGTTAAAATCCTTGGAATTATCGGCTATGAAATTTTAAAGGACTACGAAGTTTTTATAGACATGCACCTCAACCAAATAACACTAACGAAAGTAGATGCCTTTGGTAACAAATTGAATAATCGCGTTTACATAGAGAAAATTGTTGACAGCCTAGACTTTAATCTAAAAAACCATACTATAGTGGTAAACGGCACTATTAATGACCAAAACATAAAATTTGGCATTGATACCGCGGCCGAGTTTAACCAGATAAACAAAAGCATTAACAAAAAAGCACTAAAATATTTTATTCCTAAAAAACGACTATCGTTAACCGGAGCCAGTAATAAGCGCATTGAAGTTTTGGCAGGAAAGTTGCACCGTGTTAAATTGAGCAACAGTATTTACTTTGGCCCCATGTATACCGTCTTAACCAATTTGAACAAAATGAATGAAGCTTTCGGCACCAGCTTAGATGGTGTTTTAGGTTATGAGTTTTTTGCGCAAAAGAGAACAATCATTAATTATAAAAAGGAAAAACTTTATTTTGTAAATTACCCAATAAATCTAAAGTGA
- a CDS encoding type I restriction enzyme HsdR N-terminal domain-containing protein, whose product MQKLNFPTYSFRFKNNENKVSIFDGIRKKFVVLQPEEWVRQHCVQYLIEEKKYPKSLINIEKELLVNDLRKRYDIVVFNPNGSIHLIVECKAPKAAINQNTFDQIARYNLVLSADFLMVTNGLNHYYCRMDFESERYNFLRDIPNYKG is encoded by the coding sequence GTGCAAAAACTAAATTTCCCTACATATTCATTTCGATTCAAAAATAACGAAAATAAAGTTTCTATTTTTGATGGCATTCGTAAAAAATTTGTGGTTTTACAGCCCGAGGAATGGGTTCGACAACATTGTGTTCAATATCTAATTGAAGAAAAAAAGTACCCAAAATCGTTAATAAATATTGAAAAAGAATTACTTGTAAATGATTTGAGGAAACGTTACGATATCGTAGTTTTTAACCCCAACGGAAGTATTCATTTAATAGTAGAATGTAAAGCTCCTAAAGCAGCCATTAATCAAAACACCTTTGATCAAATTGCAAGATACAACCTGGTTTTAAGTGCAGATTTTTTAATGGTAACAAACGGATTAAATCACTATTATTGCCGTATGGATTTTGAAAGTGAACGCTATAATTTTTTGAGAGATATTCCTAATTACAAAGGATGA
- a CDS encoding OmpA family protein, whose translation MKKIVFLSLSAILVLSSCVSKKEHTALQEKQKETQDLLNSATVKLNSCLEERAASTAKAKVLEDQVDGLRNQIDNLQIISSKSASSIEKTLESLKEKDLKITRLQDAITKKDSVTLALVTSLKREVGINDPDIEVNVEKGVVFISIADKLLFKSGSYIVTSKAKDVLAKVAKVINSKPEFEAMIEGHTDNVSYRKEPLLDNWDLSVKRSTSIIRVLLELGVNPKQLIAAGRAEFVPLVDNDTAENRAKNRRTRVVVLPKIDQFYDMIEKEMKNLSAGNN comes from the coding sequence ATGAAAAAAATCGTATTCTTAAGCTTATCTGCTATATTGGTATTAAGTTCTTGTGTATCAAAAAAAGAACACACCGCACTGCAAGAAAAACAAAAAGAAACTCAAGATTTACTAAATTCTGCTACCGTAAAGTTAAATTCTTGCTTAGAGGAGCGTGCAGCTTCTACAGCTAAAGCAAAAGTACTTGAAGACCAAGTAGATGGTCTAAGAAATCAAATAGACAATCTTCAAATTATTTCTTCTAAAAGTGCCAGTAGTATAGAAAAAACACTAGAAAGTTTAAAAGAGAAAGACCTTAAAATCACACGTTTACAAGATGCTATCACTAAAAAAGACAGTGTAACCCTTGCTTTAGTTACCAGTCTAAAACGTGAAGTTGGTATTAACGACCCAGACATTGAAGTAAACGTTGAGAAAGGTGTTGTATTTATTTCTATTGCCGATAAGTTATTATTTAAAAGCGGAAGTTACATTGTAACTTCTAAAGCTAAGGATGTTCTGGCAAAAGTTGCTAAAGTAATAAACAGTAAGCCAGAGTTTGAAGCAATGATAGAAGGGCACACAGATAATGTATCGTACAGAAAAGAACCATTGTTAGACAACTGGGATTTAAGTGTTAAACGTTCTACATCTATAATTAGAGTGTTACTTGAATTAGGTGTGAACCCAAAACAACTTATTGCTGCTGGACGTGCAGAGTTCGTTCCTTTAGTTGACAATGATACTGCTGAAAACAGAGCTAAAAATAGACGTACCCGAGTGGTTGTATTACCTAAAATAGACCAGTTCTACGACATGATAGAAAAAGAAATGAAAAACCTTTCTGCTGGTAATAATTAG